The Nostoc sp. NIES-3756 DNA window AGCAAGAAAACAGACAACTGTTACCCTGTGCGCGGACATCAAGGACGTATTCGGTCTGTTGCCTTTCATCCTGATGGACAAATACTAGCCAGTGGTAGCGCAGACAACACCATCAAGCTTTGGCATATTACAGACATTCGCCGTAGTAAACTTATTCGCACCTTGCCAGGACACAGCAATTGGGTGTGGACGGTGGTATTTAGCCCTGATAAAAACACCCTCGCCAGCAGTAGCGAAGACCGCACTATCCGAGTGTGGGACATTACTACAGGTGAATGTCTCCAAAAGCTGAGAGGGCATAGTCATTGGGTGTGGACAGTCGCCTTTAGCCCTGATGGGCGTACCCTAGCTAGTGGTAGCGCGGAAAGTGAAATTAGGATCTGGGATGTTGCTAGTGGCGAATGTCTACAAATCTTGACAGAACATCAGGACATGATTTGGTCTGTAGCATTTAGTCCTGATGGGCAATATTTGGCTAGTGCTAGCGAAGACAAAACTATTAAGTTATGGAAGCTTGACACATTTACCTGTGTTCATACCCTAACAGAACATAGTCAACAGGTTCACTCAGTCGCCTTTAGCCCCAACGGGCAATTGTTAGCTAGTGGTAGCGCCGATACTACCGTGAAATTATGGGAAGTCAGCACAGGTGAATGTATTGATACCCTCCAACATCGACACACGGCCGCCATCCGCACTGTAGCATTTAGTCGTGATGGCAAGTTACTAGCTAGTGGTAGCGAAGATGAAATGGTTCAACTGTGGGATATGCAAAATCGTAGCCGATTGCGATCGCTAAAATCTCCCCGCTTGTATGAAGATATGGACATCACAGATATCAAAGGTGTCACCGATGCTGAGAAAGCCTCATTAAAAATGTTGGGTGCAGTAGAAAAAACTTAAGTTGCTGAAAAACCATCTTCTCGTTCTATTTAAAAACTGGGAGATGATTTTTTATACATGAATCAAGAATTTACAGCTTTTAAATAGTTCTATAGATATATGAGTATAAATAAATATTTATGGTTATCTATTCAATGGTGAATTTATAGTTTTCTCATTCATTTAATACAGCAGTGCATCACCACCTATAAAAATTATCAAGGGTAGGTGGAACAAGTGGTTTTAAATTTTCCTTATCAACAAAACAAATTTATTCAATTATTTGGCTTTGTGCAAAGTATGGTAGATACGCAAAAACTTTTTTCACTACCATTATCATTAAAAAAAGCTTTGACAGACAATTATTATTCTATCAAAATAATTCTCATTGGAGAATATATTAAACATAGAACCTTTAACGGAGCCAATAAAGCTTTACCTGTATTAGCTTCTAGTTTAGTGAATGCTGGGTTTAATCAAGTTGTGCAACTAGACTTAGAACGTGATGATTTGTCTATTGATAATGTTCTACTTGAAGTTAAAAATGCTGATTTAATTATTTTTGCAGGTTGTTTAACTACCCAATGGCAAGAAATTGACAAACATAGCAAAAAAATATTTGCCACATTGATGGAATGTGGTAGACAAAATGTACCCATTTTAGTAGGTGGCTATGCTACGAAAAGCGTTGAAGATATTGCCAATATTACCCCTTGGATAACAGCATTTTGCGACGGTGAGGGTGAAAATTCAATTGTAGAAATTGCCCATGCAGTTGCCAAAGGGAATTTTCGGCAAAACATGAAACACTTGCCCGGATTGTGTTTCATTAATAGCTATCAAGAATTTTATCGCGTAACTTCTGAAAACAGGCTGACTCAATTCCATCGTTCCACCGCATCTAGAGTTACTAATTTTGATGAAATAGATCAGAACTTTGGGTTAAGACATATTCCTAAAGTCCATAATATGGATATCTTTAAAACGAAAGATGGTAGGCAATTAAAAACAGCCCAAATTTTTACCCAAAGAGGTTGTCCTTGGGGATGTGGTTTTTGTAATAAAAGCCAAGAAAATAATCACGTTGTCAGACTAAGTGAAGCTTCATTACGTCGGCAATTGCGACAATTAAAACAGCGCGGATATGAAGCAATATATCTTGATGTTGATACTTTTACAGCCCACCCAACATTAGCCAAACGAGAAGCGGAAATTATTCAGCAGGAGGGCTTTGTTTGGGGTTCCAATACAAGAATAGACAAGATTGATTACGAACAGATGTGCTATCTAGTCAAGCATAACTGTGTGTATATGTTTTTTGGGGTTGAGCATACTTTACCAGAAGTTTCACTAGCAAATCATAAATTTAATGGCTCTGTAATAAGTCAAATTAAGCAAGCATTTGATTATCCGGCGAAAATTAAGCAAGTATTTCAAGACATGAATAAAGCTGGATTACCCAGCAGCTACTTTTTGATTTTAGGGCTACCAAAAGCTAAGTTAAGTGCCGATAAAACAGAAATTATAGGCTACGAACCAACAACATTAGAAGATGATTTAAGTGCAATTCACTTTGGTTTAGAAGCATGTAACCCTGATTTTCTCAACTTTAATATTCTACGATTTATGCCTGGGAGTTTTGCAGCAGATACACCCGGTAACTGTAGTTATACTTGTGTGCGTCCTTCAGGAGAAAAACCAATCACGGCGGGATATTTCTTAGAACGTGCTGTCAAACACTACGGCTATCCCCAGTCGCCAACACATGGAATTTACAGACTGTGTGAGTCTGTAGGTAGGTATCAGCCTATAACCACAGCTATAAATCCTCAACGGGTTTACGCTACGATTTGCTACGCCATGCAGCTAATTAACGCCAAAATTGATGCAGGTGGTAAAGCGACTAAGCTATTTATTGACAGAGATTTACTGGCTTTAGGTTTGGTTAGTCGGGATGAAAAAGGGAGATATGCGATCGCACCCTTAGAAGATTTTGCCAAAATTTAACTCAAAAAAGTCACGAAATCCTGAATAGATATTCCCTAAATCAAGGTTTTAAGCCAAAATCTAGCGTCAACATTCCCTAAGTCACTTGTCAATGAGTACATATTTCATGTACGCATTAATATAGTAAACATAAACTTTTGTGAAGCGAGGACTACGAATGTACATTGTACAGATTGCCTCGGAATGCGCCCCAGTAATCAAGGCAGGGGGTTTAGGGGATGTCGTTTACGGGCTAAGTAGGGAGTTAGAGATTCGGGGTAACTGCGTCGAGCTAATTTTGCCCAAGTATGATTGTATGCGCTACGACCATATTTGGGGACTGCATGAGGCTTACTTAAACCTGTGGGTTCCCTGGTTTGGTGCAGCAATTCATTGTTCTGTGTACTGCGGCTGGGTACATGGACGGGTGTGTTTCTTCATCGAACCCCATTCTGAAGATAATTTCTTTAATCGCGGCTGCTACTACGGTTGTGATGACGATGATATGCGCTTTGCCTTCTTCAGCAAAGCCGCTTTAGAATTTCTCCACCAAAGCAATAAGCGCCCTGATATTATCCACTGTCATGACTGGCAAACAGGCTTAGTTCCTGTGATGCTATACGAAATTTACAAGTATCATGGCATGGGTACGCAACGGGTATGCTACACTATCCACAACTTTAAGCATCAAGGTATTGGTGGTGTAAAAACTCTCTGGGCGACAGGCTTAAATAGACCAGAATACTACTTCCAAGACGATAAACTCAAAGATAACTTTAACCCCTTCGCTATCAACTACATGAAAGGGGGAATTGTTTACTCCAATGCAGTGACGACAGTTTCACCCAACCACGCCTTAGAAGCCCAGTATACAGATGTTGGCAGTGGTTTAGGTCATACTCTGTATCTGCACAAAGAAAAATTTACAGGGGTTCTCAACGGTATCGATTACGACTTTTGGAATCCAGAAGTTGACCGTTACATTCCCCACAACTACAGTCAAGACGATTTTGAACAAAAACAATATAACAAAAAAGCTTTACGCGAACGTTTATCGCTGCAAGCTTCTGATAAACCAATTATTGCTTACATTGGACGTTTAGATGCTCAAAAAGGTGTTCACCTTGTCCATCACGCCATTTATCATGCTTTAAATAAAGGCGCACAATTTGTATTACTTGGTTCCGCTACAGAAGCTGGAATTAATGCTCATTTCCACCATGAAAAAGGATT harbors:
- a CDS encoding B12-binding domain-containing radical SAM protein — translated: MVLNFPYQQNKFIQLFGFVQSMVDTQKLFSLPLSLKKALTDNYYSIKIILIGEYIKHRTFNGANKALPVLASSLVNAGFNQVVQLDLERDDLSIDNVLLEVKNADLIIFAGCLTTQWQEIDKHSKKIFATLMECGRQNVPILVGGYATKSVEDIANITPWITAFCDGEGENSIVEIAHAVAKGNFRQNMKHLPGLCFINSYQEFYRVTSENRLTQFHRSTASRVTNFDEIDQNFGLRHIPKVHNMDIFKTKDGRQLKTAQIFTQRGCPWGCGFCNKSQENNHVVRLSEASLRRQLRQLKQRGYEAIYLDVDTFTAHPTLAKREAEIIQQEGFVWGSNTRIDKIDYEQMCYLVKHNCVYMFFGVEHTLPEVSLANHKFNGSVISQIKQAFDYPAKIKQVFQDMNKAGLPSSYFLILGLPKAKLSADKTEIIGYEPTTLEDDLSAIHFGLEACNPDFLNFNILRFMPGSFAADTPGNCSYTCVRPSGEKPITAGYFLERAVKHYGYPQSPTHGIYRLCESVGRYQPITTAINPQRVYATICYAMQLINAKIDAGGKATKLFIDRDLLALGLVSRDEKGRYAIAPLEDFAKI
- the glgA gene encoding glycogen synthase GlgA — encoded protein: MYIVQIASECAPVIKAGGLGDVVYGLSRELEIRGNCVELILPKYDCMRYDHIWGLHEAYLNLWVPWFGAAIHCSVYCGWVHGRVCFFIEPHSEDNFFNRGCYYGCDDDDMRFAFFSKAALEFLHQSNKRPDIIHCHDWQTGLVPVMLYEIYKYHGMGTQRVCYTIHNFKHQGIGGVKTLWATGLNRPEYYFQDDKLKDNFNPFAINYMKGGIVYSNAVTTVSPNHALEAQYTDVGSGLGHTLYLHKEKFTGVLNGIDYDFWNPEVDRYIPHNYSQDDFEQKQYNKKALRERLSLQASDKPIIAYIGRLDAQKGVHLVHHAIYHALNKGAQFVLLGSATEAGINAHFHHEKGFLHTNRDVHLELGFNEELSHLIYAGADMIIVPSNYEPCGLTQIIGLKYGTVPVVRGVGGLVNTVFDRDYDENLPPEKRNGYVFYESDKPALESAMDRAIDLWYKSPQEFQQLAIQGMNYDYSWNHPGAEYLEIYDWIKYKW